GCGGTTGAGCCACTCACCAATGCAGATTTACCATGCAGTTTCAAGTCCATTTCGCTCTTTCCCCGTTAGTTGAAACAGAATGATTTGGGACTGGGGACTAAGAAGTAGGGGGAGATTAGGGAGATGAGGGGGATAAACAAAACTCCTCACTCCTAACTCCTCACTCCTCACTCCTAACTCCTAACTCAGCACTCAAATTAAAGATGCTGTGCTAAGGTCTTATTCAAGGTAGTTTTTGGGACTGCCCCGACGACAGTATCAACCTGCCGACCGCCCTTAAAAACCATCAGCGTCGGAATGCTGCGAATTCCGTAATGGCTAGCGACAGTAGGATTTTGATCTGTGTTCAGCTTCACAAATTTCACCTGTCCTTCGTATTCAGCAGCAACTTCATCGACGACTGGGCCCACCATCCGGCAAGGGCCGCACCAAGGGGCCCAAAAGTCCACTAATACCGGAATTTCACTTTCCAAGACTTCTTGCTTGAATGTGGCTTCTGTGACATTTGTAATGGATGACATAAATTGCCTTCCTAATTAATTCTATTATTCGATAATATCGAATAATAAAAATATATGCCACCTGATGAGATAATGCAACTATGAGATTTCTTTATCATCCAGATAGAAAAAATATTTCTTTACCGGGCGTATTGTATGCATTGGGCGATCCGGTGCGGTTAGAGATTGTGCGGTTGCTGGCGACTGAGGGGGAACAATGCTGTGCGAGATTTGATTTTGCGATCGCTAAGTCTACGATGTCCAATCACTTCAAGATTTTGCGGGAGTCGGGGATAGTCTTGACACGCAAAGAAGGGACACACCATATTAACATACTACGGCGTGAAGATTTAGAGATGTTGTTTCCAGGGTTACTGGATGCAGTCTTGAAAGCTGCTCAACCATTGCCTGTTAGCCCTGTTAGTACTAAACAAATAGCTTCAAGAATTTAGGGGTATTGGTCATTGGGTATGAATTGTTTAAGAATCTTCTCGTTTTTCTTTCTGTATTTCTAAATCAGCAAAGATATCGTGTTGTTCTTGAAAAGTCCTTGGAGTGTGAGATAAACCTAAATCTGTAGAGAGTAAATCAATACCATCGATAATTTTGGGTATCTGAGCTTGATCGACTTGCAGACTCAGAAAGCATTTCTCCCTGTAATCTGGTCTTTCTTGAAAGCGTGCGATGTCTACGACGGGCTACGCCTACGCTCTTTTCAAAGGGCGCATAACCTGATATGCTCTTTCAGCCTTCTCAATTGATACTTGAGGTATTGGCGATCGCAGCCTGAGAACTGCTAGATCGATTAAATCTCTAGCCTCAACGCTGTCATCGGCGTAACGGTCAGAATTTGACAGCAGCTTAGAGGTAAAACAATCATTGAAGCTTAAGCAGAGAACAAGTGACTACTTTGGATATCTTGGTGGATCTAGTTGAAAACGAGTTTCGGCAATAATTTCAATTTTAATCGGCACATCATCCACAAAAACACTTTTATTTTAGATTAAAAACTGGTATTATCCGAGCTAGGATAAACTCTTCCTTTCCAAGCGCCGCCGCGCCCTTGCCAATGACGGAGTGCTGAGTCTAAAGTCATTAAAGTATAAAGAAAAGCGATCGCAGGTAAGCTCAACGCGAACCAGGGAGAACATTTATAAAAGCGGATCGTCGGGTAGTAAGCGACAGTCATCAACAGCCATCCGAATAAACCTGTAAATGCGATCGCCCAATTGCCCCAAACTGCACCTAGAATCATACATACAGGCGGAGCTAAATAAATCAGAGGCATTCCTACCAAAGTTCCCAATAGTAGTAATGGCGAATAATTCAGTTGGGTATAGGCAGTACGGGCAACCATATCCCAAATGGTCGCCAGGGAATCATAGGGACGCAAACTGCGAGTCAAGCTACTCAACCCCAGCCAGATACGACCTTGGCTGGGGATTAGGTATTGAGCATTGTAGGTATGGTTATTTTCTTTGTCTCCCCTGCTCCCCTGCTCCCCTGCTCCCCTGCTCTTCTTAACAGCCTGAGCCAAGGCGCAATCGTCAATTAAAGCTTGGCGAATCACTTGGATACCTCCAATTCGCTCTAAAGCTTCACGGGCGATCAGAATAGATCCCCCGGCGGCGGCGGCTGTGGGATTGTTGGGATTATTCACCCAGCGAAAAGGATAGAGTTTTTGGAAGAAAAAGACGAAGGCTGGAATTAAAAGTTTTTCCCAAAAGCTTTCACACCTGAGTCGTACCATTACCGAAACCAGGTCTAAATCTTCTTGGACAGCTTTAGCAACCAGTCGGCGGAGATTACCAGGATCGTGTTCGATATCTGCGTCAGTCAGCAAAAAATAATCAGGTGCAAGTTTATTCGCGCTCTTGATACCTTGCTCAACTGCCCAAAGTTTCCCTGACCAACCAGGAGGCAGTGATTCACCTGAGATAATATGCAGTTGTTGGGGTTTGCCGACAGCGTGTGCAACCCCTTCAGCAAAATTTGCTGTCCGGTCTGTGCTGCGATCGTCCACCAAAAATACAGTGAAAGAACCAGGATAATCTTGGAGTAGGAGCGATCGCAAACTAGTTGGTATTAACTCAGCTTCGTTACGCGCCGGAACGACGGCACAAACCACAGGTAACGATTTTAGAGACGTTGTATACAACGTCTCTACCTCTAATTGCTGGTCTGTCCGCCAAAATTGCCCCCAAAAACATAGTAACCCTAACCAAATTGTCAAGGATAAGAGCATCAATCCTAATACAATTACATCCATGACCGTCGCTTCGCTCCAATTCAAAATTCAAAAAAAAGAATGATCTATTGCAAATTTTTAGTGACTCAGACACAATACTATGTCTACTGATATAGGAAAATTTTTTTATCGGATTGCCGTATTCAAAAGTAGGGTTGGGTGTTGAGGTTAAATAGGATTTGATGCAAACACAAGACAGGGTAAAAGTCAATCAAGTCGCAGAAGCGATCGCAGCTAGCCAAGAATATCTGCTTTCAATTCAAAATCCGGCAGGTTACTGGTGGGCAGAGTTAGAATCTAATGTCACCATCACTGCTGAAGTCGTTCTCCTGCATAAAATTTGGGGAACAGACCAAACCAGAGCTTTACACAAAGTTGAAGCATATTTGCGTCAAGAGCAACGGCAGCACGGCGGCTGGGAACTTTACTACGGTGATGGTGGAGAACTCAGCACCTCGGTTGAAGCTTACATGGCGTTAAGACTTCTAGGTGTACCAGTAAGCGATCCGGCGATGCTTCGGGCGAAAACTTTTATTCTCCAACGAGGTGGGATCAGCAAAACTCGGATTTTTACCAAGTTACACTTAGCCTTGATTGGTTGCTACAACTGGCGCGGTATTCCCTCGCTACCAGCTTGGGTGATGCTGTTGCCGAAAGCTTTTCCAGTTAATATCTATGAGATGTCTAGCTGGGCACGTTCCAGTACAGTACCATTACTGATTGTATGCGATCGCAAACCTGTTTTTCTCACCGATTCAGCGATCAACCTAGATGAGCTATACGCCGAAGGTGTCGATCGAGTCCAGTGGGAATTACCCCAAAGTGGCGATTGGACAGATTTATTCCTCACCCTCGATCGGGGGTTTAAGTTGGCAGAAAGCCTTAATTTAGTACCCTTTCGCCAAGAAGGCATCAAAGCCGCCGAAAAATGGATTTTAGAGCGCCAAGAAGCTACAGGTGACTGGGGCGGCATTATTCCGGCGATGCTGAATTCAATGCTGGCTTTGCGGTGTCTGGATTATGACCGAAACGATCCCATTGTGGAACGAGGTTTGCAAGCAATTGATAACTTTGCCATTGAAACAGACAATAGCTATCGGGTACAGCCTTGTGTTTCACCCGTCTGGGATACAGCTTGGGTGATGCGTGCTTTAGTAGAATCTGGCTTTGCACCAAATCATCCGGCTGTAGTCAAGGCTGGAGAATGGTTGCTGCAAAAACAAATTTTAGATTACGGAGATTGGGCTGTCAAAAATCGCCAAGGAAAACCAGGGGCTTGGGCGTTTGAGTTTGAGAATCGCTTTTATCCCGATGTAGACGACTCGGCGGTGGTGGTGATGGCGCTACATTTAGCGAAACTCCCGAATGAGAAAATTAAGCAAGCTGCGATCGCTCGGGCCTTAAACTGGATTGCATCTATGCAATGTAAACCGGGTGGATGGGCTGCTTTTGATTTAGACAACGATCAAGATTGGCTCAACTCGATTCCTTATGGCGACTTAAAAGCCATGATCGATCCAAACACCGCAGATGTTACGGCTAGAGTGCTAGAAATGCTTGGTGCTTGTGATTTGTCAATTGATAGTGATAATTTAGAGCGATCGCTTACTTATCTTCTGCACGAACAAGAAACCGAAGGCTGTTGGTTTGGTCGTTGGGGTGTAAATTATATCTACGGTACTAGTGGCGTTTTATCAGCCTTGGCGTTAATCGATCCTCAAAGGCATAAACTCAGTATAGAACGGGGAGCTAGTTGGTTAGTTGGCTGTCAAAACCCAGATGGGGGTTGGGGTGAGACTTGCCGCAGCTACAACGATCCTAGTCTCAAAGGAAAAGGAAATAGTACTGCATCTCAAACTGCTTGGGCAATAATAGGGTTAATAGCAGCAGGTGAAGCCACTGGTAAATTAGCTCTTGAGGTGATTGAGCGGGGAATTAGCTATCTAGTAACAACTCAAAAACCCGATGGTACTTGGTTTGAGGCAGACTTTACGGGTACTGGCTTCCCTTGCCATTTTTATCTCAAGTATCATCTGTATCAACAATACTTTCCTTTAATTGCGCTAGGTCGTTATCAAGCAGTAATTCAAAAAGGTTAGTTAATTAGACATCTGGTGAAAAAGAATTGTTTTGACGTAGCAGTGCTACGTCTCTACAAGGGTTTTGAAATTATGCAAGATCATTTTCATACCTGAATTCAGCAACGCCAGTTTTTTGTTGTCAAACCAAGGAGAATAATTGTCCGCATATCGGCGGTTGTTGCTGCTAATTGGTCAAGTGTGATCGCATACCTCAAACAACTGCTACAAACCACCATGACCCGTTCCACTAATTGCGATCGCCTCTCAATGCAGTTTTAGGTTTTTCCTAATTAATGTTATGCACTCAAAATTTACCATCAGAACAATACGACAATACTGGTATTATTTATCATAGTCGAAATTATATTTTGATATTAATTAATAATATTTTTGATTTATCGAATGTTTAAATTACTCAGATACCTTAGTATTTTTCTGATTACCGCCTGTTTGCTATTTGCTTGTAATTCTTCAGCACCGACCAAATTAAAACGCCCTCCCTTGAAAATACCATCGGCATATTTTGTTGGGGAGTATCCAAGTATCATTGCTCAAGAAAAAGGATTTTTCAAAGCCCAAGGGGTAGATGTGGAACTAATTCATAAACGATACATCCAATTGGTACAAGGAAATTTAAGTGCGGGTAAATATGATGGTGCTATATCTTCTTTGGGAGGTTTTATAATCTTGAGTGCCACAAATCCAGATATACAAGGCGTGATGGTTGTAAATGAATCAACAGGAGCAGATGTGGTAGTCGCTCAATCACCAATTAAAACCGTTGCTGACTTGAAAGGTAAAAAGCTGGGTGCAAATCTAGGTGGTTTTAGCGAAGTTTTCGTGACTGAGATGTTGAAAACTGCCAACTTAAGCAGCGATGATGTAAACTTGGTTAAATTAGAGGCTTCAGAAATTCCTCAACGCTTAAAAAATAATGATATTCAAGCCGGACACACTTGGGAACCCTATCTCTCTGAAGCAAAAAAAAAATTAGGGGGACATATCTTATTTACCAGTAAACAAACCCCTGGCTTGATTTCAGATATGATGGTCTTTCGCGGTGAGACAATCCGCGATCGCCCGGAAGATATTCGTGCATTTATCCGAGGATGGCTGCAAGCCACGACCTACTGGAAAGCAAATGTTCAGGAAGGAAATGCTATCATCAGCAAAGCTTTAAAAATTCCCATAAATACAATCTCTTTGGAGGGAGTAAACCTAACTGATTTAGATGAAAATAAAAAATTATTTCAATCTAGTAACCCTCACTCCATTTACAAAACTGCCAAGATATATGCAGACTTTTTTATTCGCTCTGGAAACGTGACGCGCATTCCTGAGCTAAAAAGTCTGTTCAATCCTTCTTTCTTAAATTCTTCCTCTTAAGTTTAGAGGTTGTTTATAAAGCAATACGCTTGGATTAGGGCAAAATGTTGCAAAAAAATTGTAGGTTGCGCTCTGCTCCACCCAACCTACGTCTAATGCACTATCTTAAACTTACCACCCTACTACTTAAGATTTACTTTATAAATAAATAGCCTCTGAAAGCCATGCAGAATTTCCTTTTGGGCGGCATCCGTACAAAGCTGATTGCCTCATTTCTCGTTGTTGCTTTGATTCCGTTGCTGTTATTGGCATTTATCAACAAACAGACAACTGAAAAAGCACTAACTGACAACGCAAAACAAGCCCTATCTGCGGCAGCTAACGAAACCGCTAACAGAATAGATGCCTTTATTGATGCAAATCTCAATGCTGTGCGCGTAGAGGCGATTTTACCAGGTTTGGCACGCTACCTCAGCCTAACTCCAAAACAGCGAGATGACAGCCCCGAAATGCAATTGGCGATAGAAACATTAATCCGTCTTAGTCGCAAAGATATGGTCAATGTTATCTCTTATGCTTTGCTTGACTTAAACGGGAAAAATGTATTGGATACATATACATTGAACATTGGCAAAGATGAATCAGTTCAAGATTATTTTAAAAACCCATTGCAAACTGGGTTATCCTTTGTTTCTAGCATGAAGCGATCGCCGATAATTCCTGAGCTTGTTACTCTCTTTTTTAGTAGTCCGGTTCGCAATGCTAAGAAAGAGATATTGGGTATATTGCGTGTTTCATACAATGCTACTGTTGTTCAGCAGTTAGTGACTCGACAAACTGAACGGGCTGGGGCAAAATCTTTTGCTATTCTTTTAGATGAAAATAAAATTTATCTGGCACATAGTACTGCACCCGAATTGCTGTTTAAATCAATTGTGCCTCTGCCTGCCAATCTTCTAATGAAACTGCAAAAGGAAGAACGGCTGTCTAATTTTCCTGTCAAAGAATTGACGACTAATGACTTAGAACTTCAGAAAGCATTGGATAATAAACAGTCGTATTTAATTGCATCTTTGTCAGCCGCAGGTAATCAGGTTAATTTGATTGCGATCGCTAGTTTGAAATATAAACCTTGGTCTGTATTGTTTGCCCAGCCCCTTGCTGTGGCCCTAGCACCTGTAGAAAAGCAAATTCGTGACACAATGTTTCTATTTGCGTTTATCGCTGGGATAGTGACAATTATTGCTTGTGCTGTTGGGCAACTGCTAACAAGACCAATAATTCACCTTACCAATATAGTTTCCCAGTTTACCGCAGGTAACTTAGATATTCGCACCAAAAATAACTCAAAAGACGAAATAGGCCAACTAGCAAAATCATTTAACAACATGGCACTTCAGTTACAAACCTCTTTTGAAACTTTAGAACAACGGGTACAGGAGAGAACAGCAGAGTTAGCTATTGCAAAAGAAAAAGCTGAAGTGGCAAATCAAGCTAAAAGTTTATTTATTGCCAACATGAGCCATGAATTGCGATCGCCACTCAATGCAATTATGGGTTTTTCTCAATTAATGTTACGTGCTAAAAACTTACCACCAAAACAGTATGATAATGCCGTAATTATCTATCGTAGTGGAGATTATCTCCTAACATTGATTAACAATATTCTTGATTTATCGAAAATAGAAGCAGGTAAAACGACCCTCAAATCCAGCGATTTCGATCTTTATCGCTTGCTCTATGATTTAGAAGATATGCTGCATCTACAAGCAAGTAATAAAGGCTTAAAATTAACATTTCAATGTAGTGAAAATGTTCCACGTTATATTTACAGTGATGTCTTAAAACTCCGGCAGGTATTAATTAATTTAATTAGTAACAGCATTAAATTTACTGAAGAAGGAGAAATTACTGTAACGGTAAATAATAGCAGTGAAGAATTCACAGATATTTTAAATCTTGATTTTCAAGTCCATGATACAGGGGTTGGTATTTCCGCAGCAGAATTACCCAAAATATTTAATGCTTTTTCTCAAGCAAAAGCCGGGAAAGAATCTCATGAAGGTACGGGTCTGGGTTTAGCGATTAGTCGCAAGTTTGTGCAGTTGATGGGGGGAGATATTTTGGCAAAAAGTCAATTAGGAAAAGGGACAACTTTTAAATTTAATATTCAAGCTACATTAGGTCAGAAAATCAACGACCATACTTTAGGACTGTATTCCAAAGTATTGGGAATTGCACCAGGGCAACCCATATATAAAATATTAATAGTAGATGATAAATCTATTAATCGACAATTAATCATTCAACTTTTAGAACCTTTAGGTTTTGAGATCAAAGAAGCCAGTAACGGCAAAGAAGCAATAACTATTTGGGATGAATGGGAACCGCACTTGATTTGGATGGATATGCGGATGCCTGTGATGGATGGTTACGAAGCCACTAAATACATCAAATCAACTACCAAAGGCAATGCTACTGCGATAATTGCGCTCACAGCCAGCGTTTTAGAGGAGGAAAAAGCGATCGTGCTTTCAGCCGGTTGTGATGACTTTCTGCGTAAACCCTTTGCTGAACACACAATTTTTGATACACTCACCAAGCATCTTGGTGTAAGGTATATATTTGCTGAAAATAATCCTGTAAATTTGGAATATATAGAAAAAAATGATTTAACATCTGATAACCTAACTTGTATGTCTCAAGAATGGATTCATCAATTCTATGAAGCGGCTTTAGAAGCAAATACTAACCTGATAATTGAATTAATTAGAGAAATTCCTCAAACAGAAACTTTTCTAATTCAATCTTTAACAAAACTTGTCCGTAAATTTGAACTTGAACAATTAGTTAATTTAGTAGAACCTCTATTAATGTAGGGACAATTATTAAAAATTAAAAACATTTCAGACGGGGGTCTAAATCCCAAATGAAATGGATGCTACTACATATAGATGTAGTGGTCTTAAACCTTTTAATTTACGATAAATTGCCCCTACTCCTTTGAGCCAATTAATGACAAAGCTTACATGGTAATTTAAATTTGAGGAGTTGATTGATTTAGCAAAACCCATAATCAGCAATGAATTTTGATTCTTACAAAGAAAATAAAGGTAACATTCTCCTAGTAGACGACCTTCCTGAAAATTTACAGTTATTAAGCGATTCTCTGATCCAACTCGGCTACACTGTTCGCAGCGTCACTAGTGGGCGGATGGCACTGAAAACAGTAAAGGTGAAACAACCAGACATCATCCTTTTAGATATCAAGATGCCAGAAATGGATGGCTATCAAGTTTGTAAAACCCTCAAAGCGGATGAGGATTTACGCACTATTCCCGTCATTTTTGTGAGTGCTTTAGATGATGTGTTCGATAAAGTCACCGCCTTTGAGTTAGGGGGAATAGACTACATCACTAAACCTTTTCAGATGGAAGAAGTTGTAGCGCGCATAGAAAACCAGTTAACCATTCAACGCCAGCAACGGCTTTTAGAACAAGAAAATATTAAGCGCAGAGAAACTGAAGAGATTCTGTATCAGTCAAGAGCAATGCTGGCCAGCATTTTGAATAGTTCACTTGACGGTATTGCCGCTATGCAGGCTGTTCGTAATCCCGCAACCGGGGATATTGAAGATTTCCGTTGCTTAGTTGTCAACCCAGTCATTGCTAGAGCGTTCGGCCGTAACCGTGAAGAGATGATCGGCAAATTGACACTCAAAAAATTCTTAACCACTTTTAAGCCAGAACTCTTTAATCTCTTTGTTAATCTCGTTGAAACAGGGGAACCTATAAAACGGGATTTTTACCATCCATTAGGCAATTCTTGCTGGTATCACTTTGTCGCAGTAAAGCTAGGTGATGGGTTTGCTATTACCATACGCGACATTACAGGACGTAAACAAATTGAACTGGC
This Nostoc sp. C052 DNA region includes the following protein-coding sequences:
- the shc gene encoding squalene--hopene cyclase, giving the protein MQTQDRVKVNQVAEAIAASQEYLLSIQNPAGYWWAELESNVTITAEVVLLHKIWGTDQTRALHKVEAYLRQEQRQHGGWELYYGDGGELSTSVEAYMALRLLGVPVSDPAMLRAKTFILQRGGISKTRIFTKLHLALIGCYNWRGIPSLPAWVMLLPKAFPVNIYEMSSWARSSTVPLLIVCDRKPVFLTDSAINLDELYAEGVDRVQWELPQSGDWTDLFLTLDRGFKLAESLNLVPFRQEGIKAAEKWILERQEATGDWGGIIPAMLNSMLALRCLDYDRNDPIVERGLQAIDNFAIETDNSYRVQPCVSPVWDTAWVMRALVESGFAPNHPAVVKAGEWLLQKQILDYGDWAVKNRQGKPGAWAFEFENRFYPDVDDSAVVVMALHLAKLPNEKIKQAAIARALNWIASMQCKPGGWAAFDLDNDQDWLNSIPYGDLKAMIDPNTADVTARVLEMLGACDLSIDSDNLERSLTYLLHEQETEGCWFGRWGVNYIYGTSGVLSALALIDPQRHKLSIERGASWLVGCQNPDGGWGETCRSYNDPSLKGKGNSTASQTAWAIIGLIAAGEATGKLALEVIERGISYLVTTQKPDGTWFEADFTGTGFPCHFYLKYHLYQQYFPLIALGRYQAVIQKG
- a CDS encoding hybrid sensor histidine kinase/response regulator — protein: MQNFLLGGIRTKLIASFLVVALIPLLLLAFINKQTTEKALTDNAKQALSAAANETANRIDAFIDANLNAVRVEAILPGLARYLSLTPKQRDDSPEMQLAIETLIRLSRKDMVNVISYALLDLNGKNVLDTYTLNIGKDESVQDYFKNPLQTGLSFVSSMKRSPIIPELVTLFFSSPVRNAKKEILGILRVSYNATVVQQLVTRQTERAGAKSFAILLDENKIYLAHSTAPELLFKSIVPLPANLLMKLQKEERLSNFPVKELTTNDLELQKALDNKQSYLIASLSAAGNQVNLIAIASLKYKPWSVLFAQPLAVALAPVEKQIRDTMFLFAFIAGIVTIIACAVGQLLTRPIIHLTNIVSQFTAGNLDIRTKNNSKDEIGQLAKSFNNMALQLQTSFETLEQRVQERTAELAIAKEKAEVANQAKSLFIANMSHELRSPLNAIMGFSQLMLRAKNLPPKQYDNAVIIYRSGDYLLTLINNILDLSKIEAGKTTLKSSDFDLYRLLYDLEDMLHLQASNKGLKLTFQCSENVPRYIYSDVLKLRQVLINLISNSIKFTEEGEITVTVNNSSEEFTDILNLDFQVHDTGVGISAAELPKIFNAFSQAKAGKESHEGTGLGLAISRKFVQLMGGDILAKSQLGKGTTFKFNIQATLGQKINDHTLGLYSKVLGIAPGQPIYKILIVDDKSINRQLIIQLLEPLGFEIKEASNGKEAITIWDEWEPHLIWMDMRMPVMDGYEATKYIKSTTKGNATAIIALTASVLEEEKAIVLSAGCDDFLRKPFAEHTIFDTLTKHLGVRYIFAENNPVNLEYIEKNDLTSDNLTCMSQEWIHQFYEAALEANTNLIIELIREIPQTETFLIQSLTKLVRKFELEQLVNLVEPLLM
- a CDS encoding helix-turn-helix transcriptional regulator, which translates into the protein MRFLYHPDRKNISLPGVLYALGDPVRLEIVRLLATEGEQCCARFDFAIAKSTMSNHFKILRESGIVLTRKEGTHHINILRREDLEMLFPGLLDAVLKAAQPLPVSPVSTKQIASRI
- a CDS encoding ABC transporter substrate-binding protein — encoded protein: MFKLLRYLSIFLITACLLFACNSSAPTKLKRPPLKIPSAYFVGEYPSIIAQEKGFFKAQGVDVELIHKRYIQLVQGNLSAGKYDGAISSLGGFIILSATNPDIQGVMVVNESTGADVVVAQSPIKTVADLKGKKLGANLGGFSEVFVTEMLKTANLSSDDVNLVKLEASEIPQRLKNNDIQAGHTWEPYLSEAKKKLGGHILFTSKQTPGLISDMMVFRGETIRDRPEDIRAFIRGWLQATTYWKANVQEGNAIISKALKIPINTISLEGVNLTDLDENKKLFQSSNPHSIYKTAKIYADFFIRSGNVTRIPELKSLFNPSFLNSSS
- a CDS encoding diguanylate cyclase domain-containing protein is translated as MNFDSYKENKGNILLVDDLPENLQLLSDSLIQLGYTVRSVTSGRMALKTVKVKQPDIILLDIKMPEMDGYQVCKTLKADEDLRTIPVIFVSALDDVFDKVTAFELGGIDYITKPFQMEEVVARIENQLTIQRQQRLLEQENIKRRETEEILYQSRAMLASILNSSLDGIAAMQAVRNPATGDIEDFRCLVVNPVIARAFGRNREEMIGKLTLKKFLTTFKPELFNLFVNLVETGEPIKRDFYHPLGNSCWYHFVAVKLGDGFAITIRDITGRKQIELALKDANQKLEQLVNVDGLTQVANRRCFNGRLQAEWKRLAREQQPLSLILFDVDKFKLYNDYYGHLAGDDCLIRIAQTVQQTVHRPTDLVARYGGEEFSVLLPNTDLAGAIKVAQSIQQVIHAQAIPHVKSDVKNIVTLSLGITSLIPVWDVKPDTLIALADRAMYNAKQEGRDRYCTN
- the trxA gene encoding thioredoxin, whose product is MSSITNVTEATFKQEVLESEIPVLVDFWAPWCGPCRMVGPVVDEVAAEYEGQVKFVKLNTDQNPTVASHYGIRSIPTLMVFKGGRQVDTVVGAVPKTTLNKTLAQHL
- a CDS encoding glycosyltransferase, which gives rise to MDVIVLGLMLLSLTIWLGLLCFWGQFWRTDQQLEVETLYTTSLKSLPVVCAVVPARNEAELIPTSLRSLLLQDYPGSFTVFLVDDRSTDRTANFAEGVAHAVGKPQQLHIISGESLPPGWSGKLWAVEQGIKSANKLAPDYFLLTDADIEHDPGNLRRLVAKAVQEDLDLVSVMVRLRCESFWEKLLIPAFVFFFQKLYPFRWVNNPNNPTAAAAGGSILIAREALERIGGIQVIRQALIDDCALAQAVKKSRGAGEQGSRGDKENNHTYNAQYLIPSQGRIWLGLSSLTRSLRPYDSLATIWDMVARTAYTQLNYSPLLLLGTLVGMPLIYLAPPVCMILGAVWGNWAIAFTGLFGWLLMTVAYYPTIRFYKCSPWFALSLPAIAFLYTLMTLDSALRHWQGRGGAWKGRVYPSSDNTSF